In Kutzneria kofuensis, the DNA window CGGACTGACCGGGCTGGGGCACCGGCACATTATCCGTGGCGCCCGGCCGGCCGCTGAAGGCCCGGCCTCCGTCATCCCCGGGTGGCGTCCATTTCCCGGGCCAGCACCTTCGCCGCCTTGGTCAGCAGCGGCACGACCTCGTCCACCGCGATCATGCCCATCCGGGTTTCCGGCCCGCTGATGGAGATCGCCGCGTTGGACGGCGCACCGGGCACCGCCACCGCGAGGCAGCGCACGCCGATCTCCTGCTCGCCGTCGTCGACCGCGTAGCCCTGCTCGCGGATGGCCTTCAGCTCGGTGCGCATGGCGTCGACGGTGGTGATCGACCGCTCGGTCTGCGGCTTCATCTTGGCCCGCGCCAGCACCTGCTCGACGGTGTCGTCGGGCAGCTGCGCCAGGATCGCCTTGCCGACGGCGGTGCAGTGGGCGTCGACCCGCCGCCCGACCTCGGTGAACATGCGCATGGAGTGCCGGGACGGGGCCTGCGCCACGTAGACGACCTGGTCGCCGTCCAGCACGGCCATGTTCGACGTCTCGCCGGTGACCTCGGTGAGCTCGGCCAGGTAGGGCCGGGCCCACGCGCCGAGGGTGCGGCTGGCGGTCTCGCCGAGGCGGATCAGCCGCGGGCCCAGGGCGTACCGCCTGGACGGCTGTTGCCGCACGTAGCCGCCGCCGACCAGGGTGCGCATGATGCGGTGGATGGTCGGCAGCGGCAGCCCCGAGCTGGCCGCGAGCTGGCTGAGCGCGACCTCGCCGCCGGCCTCGGCCATCAGCTCCAACAGCTCGAAGGTGCGCTCGACCGACTGCACCCCACCGTTGCTCGTCATGCGATCAGGGTCTCCCTGTACTTGGCTGGACCCCAAGGGTAGCGTGGCTGCCGTCGGTTCTGGAAGAAAAACTCCACGATGAGGAAAACAGTGCCTGAGATCCTGACCCCGGAAGCGGTGGATTTCATCACCGACCTCAACCGGACGTTCGCCCCCCGTCGCGACGAGCTGATCGCCGCTCGGGCCGCCAAGCGCGGCCGGAAGCTGGACTTCCTGCCGGAGACGGCGCACATCCGTGACGCGCAGTGGCAGGTCGCCGCGGCCCCGCCCGCGCTGCGGGACCGGCGGGTGGAGATCACCGGGCCGACCGAGCGCAAGATGGCGATCAACGCGCTCAACTCCGGGGCCAAGGTGTGGCTGGCCGACCTGGAGGACGCCAACACCCCGCACTGGCACAACGTGATCTCCGGCCAGGAGAACCTGTACGACGCCGTGCGCGGCACCATCGTGCACACCTCGCCCGAGGGCAAGCACTACGCGCTGCGCTCCGACGTCCGGCCCGCGACCATCGTGATGCGCCCCCGCGGCTGGCACCTGGACGAGCGGCACGTCGACGTCGACGGCCGGCCCGCCGTCGGCGCGCTGGTCGACTTCGGCCTGTACTTCTTCCACAACGTCCGCGAGCTGCTCGCCCGCGGCAGCGGCCCGTACTTCTACCTGCCGAAGATGGAGAGCCACCTCGAGGCCCGGCTGTGGAACGACGTCTTCACGCACGCGCAGGCCGCGCTGGACATTCCGCACGGCACCATCCGCGCCACCGTGCTGATCGAGACCGTGCCGGCCGCGTTCGAGATGGAGGAGATCCTCTACGAGCTGCGTGATCACGCCTCCGGCCTGAACGCCGGCCGCTGGGACTACCTGTTCAGCCTGATCAAGACCTTCCGGGACGCCGGCGAGGAGTTCGTGCTGCCGGACCGCAACACCGTCACCATGACCGCCCCGTTCATGCGGGCCTACACCGAGCTGCTCGTGCGGACCTGCCACAAGCGCGGCGCTTTCGCCATGGGCGGCATGGCCGCGTTCATCCCGAACCGCCGCGACCCCGAGGTCACCGCCGCCGCGCTGGAGAAGGTGCGGGCCGACAAGAGCCGTGAGGCCAACGACGGCTTCGACGGCTCGTGGGTCGCCCACCCCGACCTGGTTCCCGTGTGCCAGCAGGTTTTCGACGATGTGCTCGGCAAGCGTCCCAACCAGTTGGACAAGCTGCGCCCCGAGGTGCGGGTCACCGCCGACCAGCTGTTGGACGTCAAGTCGACGCCCGGCGAGGCCACCTTCGCCGGCGTCCAGTCCGCCGTCGACGTCGGCGTTCGATACATCCAGTCCTGGCTTTCCGGCAACGGCGCCGCCGCCATCCACAACCTGATGGAGGACGCCGCCACCGCCGAGATCTCACGCTCGCAGCTGTGGCAGTGGGTGCACAACGGCACCGTGTTGTCCGATGGTCAGGTCGTCACCGCCGACCTCGTCCGCCAGGTCCTCGCCGACGTCAAGGGTTCCTTGTCCGGTGACCACCTCGACGACGCCTGTGCCCTGTTCGAACAGGTCGCCCTCGATGACGACTTCGTGGACTTCCTGACGCTGCCGGCCTACGACAAGATCGACTGATGGATCTCGACAAGCTCGTGTCCGAGTTGGACAGTCAGCTGTCCGATGTGGATGCCGTGCGTGAGCGCCTCTATCCGGGTTCGGCCGGCGCCCGTCAGCCCGTGCACACCGTGTACGTGCCGGCGGACGCCGTCGTGCCGGATTTGGTGGACTCGTGGGGCAAACGCGCCCTTGCCGCCCTGGACGAATTCGCCCCCGACGCCGGTGCCCTGACCGACGCCACCGGCGTCGACGCCGTCCCCGTGCACGATCGGGTTCGTTCGAAGCTCGCCCGTGAGCCCATCGAGGATCTTCGTATCGACTTCGAGGACGGCTACGGTTCCCCCGACGACGCCACCGAGGACCGCCATGTGGTTGCCGCCGCCGAGGTTCTGGAGGCCGCCGCCACCCCGTTTTCCGGCGTCCGCATCAAGGGTTTCGAGCCTTCCGGCCGTCGCCGCGGCGTCCGCACCCTCGCTCTGCTGTTGGACGCCTTGAATCCCCTGCCTCCCAACTTCGTCATCACCCTGCCCAAGGTCACGTCGGTGGAGCAGGTCGAGTCCATGGTCTGGCTCTGCACCCAGTTGGAGCGTTTCGATCATGAACTCCGCTTCGAGCTCCAGATCGAGACCACCCAGGCCGTGCTCGGCCCGGACGGCGCCGCCACCGTGGCCCGCATGATCCATGCCTCCGACCGCCGCTGCGTTGGTTTGCACTACGGCACCTACGACTACAGCGCCGCCTGCGGCGTCACCGCTGCCCACCAGTCCATGGAGCATCCCGTCGCCGACCACGCCAAGAACGTCATGCTCCTGGCCGCCGCCGGCACCGGCGTCACCGTCTCCGACGGCTCCACCAACATTCTTCCCGTGGGCGGTTCGGATGCCGTTCACGCCGGTTGGCGCCTGCACACCCGCCTCGTCACCCGCTCCCTGTCGCACGCCCTCTACCAGGGCTGGGACCTGCACCCCCATCAGCTCCCCACCCGCTTCCTCGCCACTTTCTCCTTCTACCGCAACGCCTTCCCCCAGGCCGCCGCCCGCCTCCGCGCCTACTTGTCCAAGTCTTCCGGCACTTTCCTCGACGAGCCCGCCACCGCCCAGGCCATGAGCGCCGCCCTCGTCCGTGGAATGGACTGCGGCGCCTTGGACGTCGCCGAGGTGGAGGCCGCCGTCGGTGTCGAGCGTTCCGTCCTGGACGGCTTCGCCCGCCGCCGCGTCGGCTAGTTCAGGTAGTGCGGCGGCACGAATTCCGGCCGCTTGTCCACCATCACCACGTTCCACCTGCTGTGGTGGATCACGCGGTGGTGGTGTCCGCACAGCAACACACAGTTGTCCAGG includes these proteins:
- a CDS encoding IclR family transcriptional regulator, whose product is MTSNGGVQSVERTFELLELMAEAGGEVALSQLAASSGLPLPTIHRIMRTLVGGGYVRQQPSRRYALGPRLIRLGETASRTLGAWARPYLAELTEVTGETSNMAVLDGDQVVYVAQAPSRHSMRMFTEVGRRVDAHCTAVGKAILAQLPDDTVEQVLARAKMKPQTERSITTVDAMRTELKAIREQGYAVDDGEQEIGVRCLAVAVPGAPSNAAISISGPETRMGMIAVDEVVPLLTKAAKVLAREMDATRG
- the aceB gene encoding malate synthase A, whose protein sequence is MPEILTPEAVDFITDLNRTFAPRRDELIAARAAKRGRKLDFLPETAHIRDAQWQVAAAPPALRDRRVEITGPTERKMAINALNSGAKVWLADLEDANTPHWHNVISGQENLYDAVRGTIVHTSPEGKHYALRSDVRPATIVMRPRGWHLDERHVDVDGRPAVGALVDFGLYFFHNVRELLARGSGPYFYLPKMESHLEARLWNDVFTHAQAALDIPHGTIRATVLIETVPAAFEMEEILYELRDHASGLNAGRWDYLFSLIKTFRDAGEEFVLPDRNTVTMTAPFMRAYTELLVRTCHKRGAFAMGGMAAFIPNRRDPEVTAAALEKVRADKSREANDGFDGSWVAHPDLVPVCQQVFDDVLGKRPNQLDKLRPEVRVTADQLLDVKSTPGEATFAGVQSAVDVGVRYIQSWLSGNGAAAIHNLMEDAATAEISRSQLWQWVHNGTVLSDGQVVTADLVRQVLADVKGSLSGDHLDDACALFEQVALDDDFVDFLTLPAYDKID
- a CDS encoding DUF6986 family protein; protein product: MDLDKLVSELDSQLSDVDAVRERLYPGSAGARQPVHTVYVPADAVVPDLVDSWGKRALAALDEFAPDAGALTDATGVDAVPVHDRVRSKLAREPIEDLRIDFEDGYGSPDDATEDRHVVAAAEVLEAAATPFSGVRIKGFEPSGRRRGVRTLALLLDALNPLPPNFVITLPKVTSVEQVESMVWLCTQLERFDHELRFELQIETTQAVLGPDGAATVARMIHASDRRCVGLHYGTYDYSAACGVTAAHQSMEHPVADHAKNVMLLAAAGTGVTVSDGSTNILPVGGSDAVHAGWRLHTRLVTRSLSHALYQGWDLHPHQLPTRFLATFSFYRNAFPQAAARLRAYLSKSSGTFLDEPATAQAMSAALVRGMDCGALDVAEVEAAVGVERSVLDGFARRRVG